In Comamonadaceae bacterium OTU4NAUVB1, one DNA window encodes the following:
- the nirD gene encoding nitrite reductase small subunit NirD, translating into MTDWTTICRLEDIPVLGARRVARPAGVAVAVFRTATDEVFALLDRCPHKGGPLSQGIVFGASVACPLHNWTIALDDGCARAPDEGCVPRFACQVEAGAVQLDALELATHALDLAAPRAGPGAATAGALGDESFGVQAPHGG; encoded by the coding sequence ATGACCGACTGGACGACGATCTGCCGCCTGGAGGACATCCCGGTGCTGGGCGCGCGCCGCGTGGCGCGGCCCGCGGGCGTGGCGGTGGCGGTGTTCCGCACCGCCACGGACGAGGTGTTCGCGCTGCTCGACCGCTGCCCGCACAAGGGCGGGCCGCTCTCGCAGGGCATCGTGTTCGGCGCCAGCGTGGCCTGCCCGCTGCACAACTGGACCATCGCGCTGGACGACGGCTGCGCCCGCGCGCCCGACGAGGGCTGCGTGCCGCGCTTCGCCTGCCAGGTCGAGGCCGGCGCGGTGCAGCTCGACGCCCTCGAACTGGCGACGCACGCGCTCGACCTGGCCGCGCCGCGCGCCGGCCCGGGCGCGGCCACGGCCGGCGCCCTGGGCGACGAGAGCTTCGGCGTGCAGGCGCCGCACGGAGGCTGA